The following proteins come from a genomic window of Gossypium raimondii isolate GPD5lz chromosome 5, ASM2569854v1, whole genome shotgun sequence:
- the LOC105768479 gene encoding GDP-L-galactose phosphorylase 1 — MMLRIKRVPTVVSNYQKDEADDTARRTAGCGKNCLKSCCIPGAKLPLYAFKKVNMEREEDVLKMVNTEPPVAFLDSLVLGEWEDRMQRGLFRYDVTACETKVIPGEYGFIAQLNEGRHLKKRPTEFRVDKVLQPFDGNKFNFTKVGQEEVLFQFEASEDGEVQFYPNAPIDVESSPSVVAINVSPIEYGHVLLIPRIFECLPQRIDRESFLLALHMAAEAGNPYFRLGYNSLGAFATINHLHFQAYYLAVPFPIERAPTKELTTLSDGVIVSELLKYPVKGLVFDGGNTLQDLSDAVSDACICLQDNNIPYNVLISDCGKRIFLLPQCYAEKQALGEVSPELLDTQVNPAVWEISGHMVLKRREDYDEASEGNAWRLLAEVSLSDERFCEVNALIFEAIAGSKDVIKNGTKTLLEEPCLEEDDAITKSSHRGAMVAGTQQCLVLQ; from the exons ATGATGCTTAGGATTAAGAGGGTTCCGACTGTCGTTTCTAATTACCAAAAGGATGAAGCGGACGATACTGCTCGTCGTACCGCTGGCTGTGGGAAGAATTGCCTTAAAAGCTGTTGCATACCAG GAGCAAAGCTTCCTTTATATGCTTTCAAGAAGGTGAACATGGAGCGTGAAGAAGATGTGCTGAAAATGGTGAACACAGAGCCTCCAGTTGCTTTTCTTGACTCACTCGTTCTTGGAGAG TGGGAGGATCGGATGCAAAGAGGGCTCTTTCGCTATGATGTCACTGCCTGCGAAACCAAG GTGATTCCTGGCGAATATGGCTTTATTGCCCAGCTGAACGAGGGTCGCCACCTTAAGAAGAGGCCGACTGAGTTCCGTGTTGATAAGGTACTTCAGCCCTTTGATGGAAACAAATTCAACTTCACCAAAGTTGGGCAAGAAGAGGTGCTCTTCCAGTTTGAAGCAAGTGAAGATGGTGAAGTTCAGTTCTATCCTAACGCTCCCATTGATGTCGAAAGTTCTCCTAGTGTCGTTGCCATTAAT GTTAGTCCCATTGAATACGGACATGTGCTGTTGATCCCTCGGATATTTGAATGCTTGCCCCAGAGGATTGACCGGGAGAGCTTCTTGCTTGCACTTCATATGGCAGCTGAAGCTGGGAATCCATATTTCAGATTGGGTTATAACAGCTTGGGCGCGTTTGCTACGATCAATCACCTTCATTTCCAGGCTTACTATTTGGCTGTGCCTTTTCCCATCGAGAGAGCTCCGACAAAGGAGTTAACCACTTTGAGCGATGGAGTGATCGTCTCGGAGCTTTTAAAGTATCCAGTCAAAGGTCTTGTCTTCGACGGTGGTAACACCCTTCAGGACTTGTCCGACGCTGTGTCTGATGCATGCATTTGCCTCCAAGATAACAACATACCGTACAACGTCCTCATCTCCGATTGTGGAAAACGGATCTTTCTCCTTCCACAGTGTTATGCTGAGAAACAAGCTCTTGGGGAAGTGAGTCCGGAGCTTTTGGACACCCAGGTAAACCCAGCTGTGTGGGAAATTAGTGGCCATATGGTGTTAAAACGGAGGGAGGACTATGATGAAGCATCTGAAGGAAATGCTTGGAGGCTCCTTGCTGAGGTTTCCCTTTCGGACGAGAGGTTCTGTGAAGTCAATGCACTTATCTTCGAAGCCATTGCAGGCAGCAAAGATGTTATCAAAAATGGTACCAAGACTTTGCTAGAGGAGCCTTGTCTCGAAGAAGATGATGCCATCACCAAAAGCTCCCACCGTGGTGCTATGGTGGCTGGCACACAACAATGCCTTGTTCTGCAGTAA
- the LOC105768481 gene encoding uncharacterized protein LOC105768481, with protein sequence MKKGLHPQMQWVSYVTPSGRLINFMMTKIHSVGKVYHLRAKRQMAASVGQIAKFNRRYGLEKQEGSEDPEKNEK encoded by the coding sequence atgaagaaaGGGTTGCACCCTCAGATGCAATGGGTATCTTATGTGACTCCGAGTGGTCGATTGATTAATTTCATGATGACAAAAATACATAGTGTCGGGAAAGTTTATCACTTAAGGGCAAAACGTCAAATGGCTGCAAGTGTAGGACAAATTGCGAAGTTCAACCGTCGGTATGGGCTGGAGAAGCAGGAGGGCTCAGAGGACCccgagaaaaatgaaaaatga
- the LOC105768480 gene encoding aspartate carbamoyltransferase 1, chloroplastic → MSSSPLFSMSTMKRDSFVMKTITSNKEFKFNVSNSFDKLPVTSPTLLLTGENSLKWGQNESLLRNRMQCCAVEVKNMPGYPMGKKFELDDVIEAQQFDRETLNAIFEVAKEMENIKKNSPGSQILKGYLMATLFYEPSTRTRLSFESAMKRLGGEVLTTENAREFSSAAKGETLEDTIRTVEGYSDIIVMRHFESGAAKRAAATAGIPIINAGDGPGQHPTQALLDVYTIEREIGKLDGIRVGLVGDLANGRTVRSLAYLLAEYQDVKIYFVSPDVVKMKDDIKKYLTRRGVEWEESGDLMEVASKCDVVYQTRIQRERFGERINLYEEARGKYIVDENVLKVMQSHAVVMHPLPRLDEITVDVDADPRAAYFRQAKNGLYIRMALLKLLLVGW, encoded by the exons ATGTCTTCTTCACCATTATTTTCTATGAGCACGATGAAAAGGGATTCGTTTGTTATGAAAACGATAACTTCGAACAAAGAGTTCAAGTTTAATGTTTCGAATTCCTTCGATAAGCTACCTGTTACGAGTCCTACATTGTTGTTAACCGGTGAGAACTCGTTGAAATGGGGACAAAACGAGAGTCTTTTAAGGAATCGAATGCAATGCTGTGCAGTGGAAGTCAAGAACATGCCTGGGTATCCAATGGGGAAGAAGTTTGAACTCGATGATGTGATTGAAGCTCAACAATTCGATAGGGAAACTTTAAATGCTATATTTGAAGTTGCGAAAGAGATGGAGAATATCAAAAAGAACTCACCCGGAAGTCAAATTCTCAAAGGTTACCTGATGGCCACCCTTTTTTATGAACCTTCAACTAGAACTAGGCTTTCATTCGAGTCGGCCATGAAACGATTGGGTGGTGAAGTTTTAACAACTGAAAATGCTCGAGAATTTTCTTCGGCAGCCAAAGGGGAGACCCTTGAAG ATACTATTAGAACTGTTGAAGGGTATTCTGATATAATTGTGATGCGACACTTTGAAAGCGGTGCTGCTAAACGAGCGGCAGCTACCGCAGGCATTCCCATCATTAATGCTGGTGATGGTCCGGGTCAACATCCTACCCAG GCCCTTTTAGATGTCTACACCATAGAAAGAGAGATCGGAAAACTAGATGGCATCAGAGTTGGGCTTGTCGGAGATCTTGCCAATGGGAGAACCGTCCGTTCTCTTGCCTACTTACTTGCAGAGTACCAAGATGTGAAGATATACTTTGTTTCCCCCGACGTCGTTAAAATGAAG GACGACATTAAAAAGTATCTAACACGGAGGGGTGTCGAGTGGGAAGAAAGTGGTGATTTAATGGAAGTGGCGTCTAAGTGCGATGTGGTATACCAAACTCGTATTCAACGAGAACGGTTTGGAGAAAGGATCAATCTTTATGAAGAAGCTCGTGGTAAGTATATAGTGGATGAGAATGTGTTGAAGGTAATGCAGAGTCATGCTGTGGTAATGCATCCTCTCCCGAGGCTTGATGAGATTACCGTCGATGTTGATGCCGATCCGAGAGCTGCTTATTTTAGACAAGCAAAGAATGGTCTTTATATAAGGATGGCTCTTTTAAAATTGTTGCTTGTTGGATGGTGA